In a genomic window of Punica granatum isolate Tunisia-2019 chromosome 6, ASM765513v2, whole genome shotgun sequence:
- the LOC116209981 gene encoding ABC transporter G family member 31, producing the protein MAASNGSEYFEYEIESGAESLARPSNAESVAEDENELWWAAIERLPSAKQLNMAVMRRATSERAGGNGAADTIDVRKLDRSNRELVVKKALATTDQDNYRLLSAIKERLDRVGLDVPKVEIRFQNLNIVANVQTGSRALPTLWNYTRDQFENILTGLRIFRPKRHSLTILNNVSGVIKPGRMTLLLGPPGSGKSTLLLALAGKLDHGLKKTGTIKYNGVELNDFCVQRTSAYISQTDNHIGELTVRETFDFAARCQGASEGFAGYMKDLTHLEKQKNIRPSPEIDAFMKASSVGGKKHSISTDYILKVLGLDICSDTIVGSDMMRGVSGGQRKRVTTGEMIVGPRKTLFMDEISTGLDSSTTYQIVKCVRNLVHFMDATVLMALLQPAPETFELFDDLVLLSEGYIVYEGPREDVLEFFESLGFRLPPRKGIADFLQEVTSRKDQAQYWADQSKPYEFIPVPKIAEAFTNSRFGKSVHSALSVPYDRSKSHPTALSKTNYAVSRWELFKTCFARELLLIGRHRFLYTFRTCQVAFVGFVTCTIFLRTRIHPTDEINGNLYLSCLFFGLVHMMFNGFSELPIMISRLPVFYKQRDNLFHPAWAWSLSSWILRIPYSVVEAVVWSCVVYYTVGFAPAPGRFFRFMLLLFAVHQMALGLFRMMAAIARDMVIANTFGSAALLIIFLLGGFILPKNVIKPWWVWGFWVSPLSYAQRAVSVNEFTATRWTEKSAVGNSAIGYNVLQSHGLPSGDYWYWLGVGVLIAYALLFNNLVTLALAYLNPLSKAQTVIPTDATEEGSAANVGTRPNSRSSPRSGEGNKQKGMILPFQPLTMTFYNVNYFVDMPPEMRAQGITEKKLQLLSDVSGVFSPGVLTALVGSSGAGKTTLMDVLAGRKTGGYIEGDIKISGYPKEQHTFARISGYVEQNDIHSPQVTVEESLWFSSSLRLPKEVNREKRREFVEEVMKLVELDTLRNALVGLPGSTGLSTEQRKRLTIAVELVANPSIIFMDEPTSGLDARAAAIVMRTVRNTVDTGRTVVCTIHQPSIDIFEAFDELLLMKRGGRVIYGGKLGKNSEVLIDYFQKIPGVSPIPDGYNPATWMLEVTTPAAEERIGADFADIYRKSQQFRAVEVSIQEMSIPPAGSEPLRFDTVYAQNGFSQLRTTLWKQNLVYWRSPHYNAVRIFFTTLSALILGSVFWNIGSKRESTQDLFVVMGALYSACMFLGVSNASSVQPIVSIERTVFYREKAAGMYSPIPYALAQGLVEMPYVLLQTIVYGVITYFMINFERTARKFFLYLVFSFLTFSYFTFYGMMAVGLTPTQHLAAVISSAFYSLWNLLSGFLIPKSSIPVWWLWFYYICPIAWTLRGIITSQLGDVDTKLVGLGFEASVKEYLESYLGYGPGMIGVSVAVLVGFNLFFFAVFAVSVKVLNFQRR; encoded by the exons ATGGCAGCTTCGAACGGGAGTGAGTACTTCGAGTACGAGATAGAGAGCGGAGCTGAATCTCTGGCACGGCCGTCTAACGCAGAGTCCGTGGCAGAGGATGAGAATGAGCTCTGGTGGGCGGCCATTGAGCGTTTGCCATCAGCAAAGCAGCTGAACATGGCGGTGATGAGGCGGGCCACATCGGAGCGAGCTGGAGGCAATGGAGCAGCTGACACAATCGATGTCAGGAAGCTCGACCGCTCCAACAGAGAGCTTGTCGTAAAGAAAGCCCTGGCCACGACCGATCAGGATAACTACAGGCTCCTCTCTGCAATCAAAGAGCGCCTTGATCG AGTGGGACTGGATGTGCCAAAGGTTGAGATCAGATTCCAGAACTTGAACATCGTCGCCAATGTTCAAACTGGTTCAAGAGCCTTGCCAACGCTGTGGAATTATACCCGTGACCAGTTCGAA AACATTTTGACTGGCCTGAGGATATTTCGACCTAAAAGGCACTCTTTAACGATCCTAAACAATGTCAGTGGCGTTATCAAACCCGGAAG GATGACATTACTTCTAGGACCCCCAGGATCTGGGAAATCTACCTTGCTTTTAGCTCTGGCAGGGAAACTTGATCACGGCTTAAAG AAAACTGGAACCATAAAATACAACGGAGTTGAGCTTAATGATTTCTGCGTCCAAAGGACTTCTGCGTACATAAGCCAGACAGACAATCACATCGGGGAACTGACAGTTCGAGAAACCTTTGATTTTGCTGCTAGATGTCAAGGTGCAAGTGAAGGCTTTGCAG GATACATGAAGGATTTGACCCATTTGGAGAAACAGAAAAACATCCGTCCTAGCCCGGAGATTGATGCTTTTATGAAG GCATCATCCGTTGGTGGTAAAAAGCACAGCATTTCAACAGATTACATCTTGAAAGTGCTTGGCCTCGACATCTGCTCGGACACGATAGTTGGTAGTGACATGATGAGAGGTGTTTCTGGAGGCCAAAGAAAAAGAGTCACCACAG GTGAAATGATTGTCGGGCCCAGAAAAACTCTTTTCATGGATGAAATATCGACAGGACTAGACAGCTCTACAACATATCAAATAGTAAAGTGTGTCCGGAACTTGGTTCACTTTATGGACGCAACTGTACTGATGGCTCTGCTTCAGCCTGCACCGGAGACATTTGAACTGTTTGATGACCTGGTGCTTTTGTCAGAAGGATATATCGTATACGAAGGCCCTCGGGAAGATGTACTAGAATTTTTTGAGTCATTGGGATTTCGTTTGCCCCCGCGGAAGGGAATTGCAGATTTTCTCCAAGAG GTTACCTCGAGAAAAGATCAAGCTCAGTACTGGGCAGATCAGTCCAAACCATATGAATTTATACCAGTCCCAAAAATCGCAGAAGCTTTCACAAATTCCAGGTTTGGAAAGTCTGTGCACTCCGCGCTCTCCGTTCCGTATGACAGGTCCAAGAGCCATCCTACAGCTCTGTCGAAGACAAATTATGCTGTCTCAAGATGGGAGCTTTTTAAAACATGCTTTGCACGAGAACTCCTGCTTATCGGCAGGCACCGTTTTCTTTATACGTTCCGCACCTGTCAG GTTGCTTTTGTTGGATTTGTAACTTGCACGATTTTTTTACGGACAAGAATCCATCCTACTGACGAGATAAATGGCAACCTGTACCTCTCTTGCCTTTTCTTTGGGCTGGTGCACATGATGTTTAATGGATTTTCTGAGCTACCTATAATGATATCTCGGCTTCCGGTGTTCTACAAGCAAAGAGACAATCTATTCCATCCTGCATGGGCATGGTCTCTTTCCAGTTGGATTCTACGGATCCCATACTCAGTGGTTGAAGCTGTTGTATGGTCCTGCGTGGTGTACTATACAGTTGGTTTTGCCCCAGCCCCTGGCAG GTTCTTCCGCTTCATGCTTCTGCTCTTTGCAGTGCACCAGATGGCCTTGGGTCTCTTCAGGATGATGGCTGCAATAGCTCGAGATATGGTCATTGCAAATACATTTGGATCGGCCGCCCTACTAATTATATTCTTATTGGGTGGATTTATCCTTCCAAAGA ATGTTATTAAACCATGGTGGGTTTGGGGATTTTGGGTGTCCCCCCTATCATATGCACAACGTGCAGTATCAGTCAATGAATTTACTGCAACAAGGTGGACGGAG AAATCTGCAGTTGGGAATAGTGCCATCGGGTACAATGTTCTCCAGTCACACGGTTTACCTTCTGGAGATTACTGGTACTGGCTTGGAGTTGGTGTATTGATAGCCTATGCTTTGCTATTCAATAACCTGGTGACCTTAGCCTTGGCTTACCTTAATC CTCTCAGCAAGGCTCAAACTGTGATTCCAACAGATGCAACTGAAGAAGGTTCTGCAGCTAACGTTG GGACTCGTCCAAACTCCAGATCAAGTCCAAGATCTGGGGAGGGCAACAAACAGAAGGGAATGATTCTCCCATTTCAACCATTGACAATGACTTTCTATAATGTCAACTACTTTGTTGACATGCCACCG GAGATGCGTGCTCAAGGAATAACGGAAAAGAAGCTACAGCTTTTATCTGATGTTAGTGGAGTGTTCTCTCCGGGTGTACTTACTGCATTGGTTGGTTCAAGTGGAGCGGGAAAGACCACTCTGATGGATGTCCTCGCGGGAAGAAAAACTGGTGGATATATAGAAGGGGACATCAAGATATCTGGTTACCCAAAAGAACAACATACTTTTGCGAGAATTTCTGGATATGTTGAGCAGAATGACATACACTCCCCGCAAGTTACAGTTGAGGAGTCTCTCTGGTTTTCTTCAAGTCTACGGCTTCCAAAGGAAGTCAACAGGGAGAAACGACGT GAATTCGTGGAAGAGGTCATGAAATTAGTTGAGCTGGATACCCTGAGGAATGCTTTGGTCGGTTTGCCTGGTAGCACGGGCTTATCAACGGAACAGAGGAAGCGTTTGACTATTGCAGTGGAGCTCGTAGCAAATCCTTCTATTATTTTCATGGATGAACCGACGTCCGGCCTTGATGCAAGAGCAGCGGCCATTGTGATGAGAACTGTTCGTAACACTGTTGATACTGGAAGAACTGTAGTTTGTACTATTCATCAACCAAGTATCGACATTTTCGAAGCTTTTGATGAG CTGCTTCTCATGAAACGTGGGGGACGAGTAATATATGGTGGGAAGCTTGGTAAGAATTCGGAGGTCTTGATAGACTACTTTCAG AAAATTCCCGGAGTCAGTCCGATCCCTGATGGCTATAATCCAGCAACTTGGATGCTTGAAGTGACTACGCCTGCTGCTGAAGAGAGAATAGGTGCAGATTTTGCTGATATATATAGAAAGTCACAGCAATTCAG GGCGGTGGAAGTTTCAATTCAAGAGATGAGCATCCCACCTGCTGGTTCAGAGCCCTTAAGATTTGACACGGTCTACGCACAAAATGGATTCTCTCAGCTTCGGACAACCCTTTGGAAACAAAATCTTGTGTACTGGAGAAGCCCACATTACAATGCTGTGAGGATATTTTTCACCACGCTGAGTGCCTTGATCCTAGGTTCCGTCTTCTGGAACATTGGTTCAAAGAG GGAATCAACTCAAGATCTATTCGTTGTCATGGGAGCCCTTTATTCAGCATGCATGTTTCTCGGTGTCAGCAATGCATCTTCCGTGCAACCGATTGTCTCCATTGAGAGGACTGTCTTCTACAGGGAGAAAGCAGCGGGAATGTATTCTCCTATCCCCTATGCATTGGCCCAG GGCCTGGTGGAGATGCCGTACGTTCTGTTGCAGACAATAGTATATGGCGTCATCACATATTTCATGATTAATTTTGAAAGGACAGCCC GGAAGTTCTTCCTTTACCTCGTTTTCAGTTTTCTTACCTTCTCCTACTTCACCTTCTACGGCATGATGGCTGTTGGCCTCACTCCCACGCAACACTTGGCGGCTGTCATCTCTTCTGCTTTCTACTCTCTGTGGAATCTTCTATCGGGATTTCTCATCCCCAAATCT AGTATCCCGGTGTGGTGGTTATGGTTCTACTACATCTGCCCGATTGCATGGACGCTGAGGGGCATTATTACCTCTCAACTCGGGGATGTGGACACGAAGCTTGTGGGGCTGGGATTTGAGGCCAGCGTCAAGGAGTATCTAGAGTCGTATCTCGGCTATGGGCCTGGAATGATCGGAGTTTCAGTTGCTGTACTCGTGGGCTTtaatctcttcttcttcgctGTGTTCGCAGTCTCCGTTAAGGTCCTCAACTTCCAGAGAAGATGA